From Falco cherrug isolate bFalChe1 chromosome 4, bFalChe1.pri, whole genome shotgun sequence, one genomic window encodes:
- the TNRC6A gene encoding trinucleotide repeat-containing gene 6A protein isoform X6, which yields MEERKKRKEDKKKKEAAQKKAIEQKIKVPEQTKTSVSQPQPVTSNGTSTVTSTNNNAKRATANSQQQQTLPRYPPREVPPRFRHQEQKQLLKRGQQLPVIAANLGSTPKVLNGQSGGSTVTNKQPVTNGEVPNSSKKQPGMPPIRDLVSHSPNQSDLNHSGLGSHYENSHWGPVSSNSDSSTNWDKVIVDGSDKEAWPSITGSDPELTSECMDTDSASSSGSERNLVIMASGSTGGENDGIRNGIGHGSQNKFVVGSNSNNVGNGSINGPWGLSHGTIISTCQVSVDAPDSKSESSNNRMNAWGTINSSSNGGLNPSTLNSNGNHGAWSVLENNGHALKGSVGSGNPGTNIQCSTIGQISNSQSINSKVGGSAHGSWGSLQENCDSEVNGTRNVSFSGQPQNLNTEMNGPNNTTNFMTSSLPNSAGSVQINELPNNTGHGAWRVSTMNHSQIQASPVTNGTSISHLSNGEAKNGGSYGTTWGAYGSNYSGDKCSGPNSQANGDTVNATLMQPGISGPGSTNFQINGNKGGGVWEAGTVNSQNMLWGSGNGASAGGSRRGWGNPAQNTGTNISNGEWSKLPSNQHSNESVNGNSRKFTNGWKSTEEDDLNSQSSAASQITEQNSAWAKTGTGDSEGSSESTGCHEDRVTTEGQNRERRKVDQHALLQSIVNRTDLDPRVLSNSGWGQTPIKQNTAWDTETSPRGERKTDNGTEAWGGSVTQTSSSGGCVDRPSPNNNDTSSVSGWGDPKSATRWGDSKGSNSQGGWEEDSAATVMVKSNQSWGSGKEEKSSWNDAQKMKQGWVDGQKASQGWAVSAGDSWGENSRSNHWGETKKSSSGGSNSDRSVSGWNEPGKSNSVTWGGNNTNPNNSSGWDEPAKSNQNQGWGDPPKSNQPQVWGDSSKPINSPEWNKQDVGSWGAPSATNKPPGSGWLGGPMPAPAKEEEPTGWEEPSPESIRRKMEIDDGTSAWGDPSKYNYKNVNMWNKNVPNSSSNSDQQAQVHQQLLSSSAMSSKESSSGSGWGEPSTPATTVDNGTSAWGKPMDTGTSWGEPISDAAGTSGWGNASLGQQASNKPGPKSMQDSWCGDDMPLTGSRQTSWEEEEDVEIGMWNSSSSQEANPSLNWPPYMKKMPTKGIMKGGNKQDETWINPFIKQFTNLSFSRESPEETIQSNKMDMSGGLLQDKRMEMDKHGLNVGDYNRVVGKGPGSRPQISKESSMDRSPYFDKNGNPSMFGVGNIAAQPRSMQQPPAQPLNSSQPNPRAQVPPPLLSPQVPVSLLKYAPNNGGLSPLFGPQQVAMLNQLSQLNQLSQISQLQRLLAQQQKAQNQRSMPSGGRQQQEQQGRSLSMQQQMMQQSRQLDPNLLMKQQTPPSQQQSLHQPTMKSFLENVIPHATPELQKGPSPINAFSSFPIGMNSNLNVNMDMSSIKEPQSRLRKWTTVDSISVNTSLDQNSSKHGAISSGFRLEESPFVPYDFMNSSNSPASPPGSIGDGWPRAKSPNGSSSVNWPPEFRPGEPWKGYPNIDPETDPYVTPGSVINNLSINTVREVDHLRDRNSGSSSSLNTTLPSTSAWSSIRASNYNVSLSSTAQSTSVARNSDSKSTWSPGSVTNTSLAHELWKVPLPPKSITAPSRPPPGLTGQKPPLSTWDNSLRLGGGWGNSDARYTPGSSWGESSSGRITNWLVLKNLTPQIDGSTLRTLCMQHGPLITFHLNLPHGNALVRYSSKEEVVKAQKSLHMCVLGNTTILAEFASEEEISRFFAQGQSLTPSPGWQSLGSSQNRLGSIDGSHSFSNRNDLNHWNGAGLSGTSSGDLHGTSLWGSPNYSTSLWGTPSSNDTRGISSPSPINAFLSVDHLGGGGESM from the exons gcatgCCTCCCATTCGGGACTTGGTGAGCCACTCCCCTAACCAGTCAG ATCTGAACCACAGTGGTCTAGGATCCCATTATGAAAATTCTCACTGGGGACCAGTCTCTTCAAATAGTGACTCCAGCACAAACTGGGATAAAGTTATTGTAGACGGCTCTGACAAAGAAGCATGGCCATCAATCACTGGCAGTGACCCAGAGTTGACATCAGAATGTATGGACACTGACTCTGCCTCTAGCTCTGGGTCAGAGAGAAACCTCGTTATAATGGCTTCAGGGAGCACAGGTGGTGAAAATGATGGCATTCGAAATGGCATTGGACATGGTTCTCAAAATAAGTTTGTGGTTGGTAGCAACAGCAATAATGTGGGCAATGGAAGTATTAATGGGCCGTGGGGTTTATCCCACGGAACCATAATAAGCACATGTCAAGTTTCTGTGGATGCTCCTGACAGCAAATCTGAAAGTAGCAACAATAGAATGAATGCTTGGGGCACCATAAACTCTTCATCAAATGGAGGGTTAAATCCAAGCACTTTGAATTCAAATGGCAACCATGGTGCCTGGTCTGTGTTGGAGAACAATGGACATGCCCTGAAAGGGTCTGTAGGGAGTGGTAATCCTGGCACAAATATTCAGTGCAGTACCATAGGTCAGATATCTAATAGTCAGAGTATTAACTCTAAAGTGGGTGGTTCAGCCCATGGTTCCTGGGGAAGCCTTCAGGAAAATTGTGATTCTGAAGTAAATGGTACAAGGAATGTTTCATTCAGTGGGCAACCTCAAAACCTTAACACTGAAATGAATGGACCAAATAACACTACTAACTTTATGACCTCTAGTTTACCAAACTCTGCTGGTTCAGTGCAGATTAACGAACTGCCTAATAATACAGGGCATGGGGCCTGGCGTGTGAGCACAATGAATCATTCTCAGATTCAGGCCTCTCCAGTTACAAATGGCACTTCCATTTCTCATCTTAGCAATGGTGAGGCGAAAAATGGTGGATCTTACGGTACTACATGGGGTGCCTATGGTTCTAATTACTCTGGAGACAAATGTTCAGGCCCAAACAGCCAAGCTAATGGTGACACTGTGAATGCAACTCTAATGCAGCCAGGCATCAGCGGGCCTGGCAGCACTAACTTTCAAATCAATGGGAATAAAGGAGGAGGGGTGTGGGAGGCAGGGACAGTCAACTCCCAGAATATGCTGTGGGGAAGTGGAAATGGTGCAAGTGCTGGCGGGAGCAGAAGAGGATGGGGCAACCCTGCACAAAACACTGGCACTAACATTTCAAACGGGGAGTGGAGTAAACTGCCTAGTAATCAGCATTCCAATGAAAGTGTGAATGGAAACAGCAGGAAGTTTACAAACGGATGGAAATCTACTGAGGAGGATGACCTTAACAGCCAgagttctgctgcttctcagatAACCGAGCAGAACAGCGCATGGGCCAAAACAGGTACGGGGGACAGCGAAGGTAGTTCGGAGAGCACTGGATGCCATGAAGACAGAGTAACGACGGAAGGACAGAATCGAGAGAGAAGGAAAGTTGACCAGCATGCATTACTCCAAAGTATAGTGAACAGAACTGACTTAGATCCACGTGTCCTTTCCAACTCTGGTTGGGGACAGACTCCAATCAAACAGAACACTGCCTGGGATACCGAAACATCACCAAGGGgtgaaagaaaaactgacaaTGGGACAGAGGCCTGGGGAGGCTCTGTGACACAgacttccagctcaggggggtGTGTGGATAGACCTAGCCCTAACAATAATGATACCTCATCTGTATCAGGGTGGGGAGATCCAAAGTCTGCTACAAGGTGGGGAGACTCCAAAGGGTCAAACAGCCAAGGGGGGTGGGAAGAAGATTCTGCTGCTACAGTAATGGTCAAGAGCAATCAATCATGGGGAAGTGGCAAAGAGGAAAAGTCATCTTGGAATGATGCACAGAAGATGAAACAGGGATGGGTAGATGGACAAAAGGCCAGCCAGGGTTGGGCAGTTTCTGCTGGTGATAGCTGGGGTGAAAATTCAAGAAGTAACCACTGGGGTGAGACTAAAAAATCCAGTTCAGGAGGTAGCAACAGTGACAGATCAGTATCTGGTTGGAATGAGCCAGGTAAATCTAATTCTGTTACTTGGGGAGGTAATAATACAAACCCAAATAATTCTTCGGGATGGGATGAGCCTGCAAAGTCTAATCAGAACCAGGGCTGGGGAGACCCTCCTAAATCCAATCAGCCTCAAGTTTGGGGGGATTCGTCAAAGCCAATCAACTCTCCAGAATGGAACAAACAAGATGTTGGCTCTTGGGGAGCACCGTCTGccacaaacaaacccccagGGTCAGGCTGGCTGGGTGGGCCGATGCCGGCAccagcaaaggaggaagaacCCACTGGCTGGGAGGAGCCATCCCCTGAATCAATACGCCGTAAAATGGAAATTGATGATGGAACTTCTGCTTGGGGTGATCCAAGCAAATACAACTACAAAAATGTGAATATGTGGAATAAAAATGTCCCAAACAGTAGCAGCAATTCAGACCAGCAAGCACAGGTACATCAGCAGCTACTGTCTTCAAGTGCCATGTCTAGCAAGGAGAGCAGTTCGGGTTCTG gtTGGGGAGAGCCTTCTACTCCAGCCACTACTGTAGATAATGGAACTTCAGCGTGGGGTAAACCCATGGATACTGGTACTAGCTGGGGAGAACCCATCAGCGATGCAGCAGGCACCTCTGGCTGGGGAAACGCTTCTCTTGGTCAACAGGCTTCAAACAAACCTG GGCCTAAATCTATGCAAGATAGTTGGTGTGGAGATGATATGCCATTGACAGGCAGTCGTCAGACcagctgggaggaagaggaggatgtaGAGATTGGAATGTGGAACAGCAGTTCTTCTCAAGAAGCTAACCCATCTTTAAATTGGCCACcgtatatgaaaaaaatgcccACAAAG gGAATAATGAAAGGTGGAAATAAGCAAGATGAAACATGGATCAATCCATTCATAAAGCAATTCACAAATCTCAGTTTTTCA AGAGAATCACCGGAAGAAACCATACAGAGCAATAAGATGGACATGTCTGGAG GGTTATTGCAAGATAAGCGGATGGAGATGGATAAGCATGGCCTCAATGTTGGAGATTACAATCGTGTGGTTGGAAAAGGCCCTGGTTCTCGTCCTCAAATTTCCAAAGAGTCTTCCATGGATCGCAGTCCTTACTTCGATAAG AATGGCAATCCCAGTATGTTTGGTGTTGGTAATAtagcagcacagcccaggagcatgcagcagcctccagcacaaCCTCTTAATTCATCTCAGCCTAATCCACGTGCTCAAGTGCCTCCTCCATTACTATCCCCTCAG GTTCCAGTATCATTACTGAAGTATGCACCAAACAACGGTGGCCTGAGCCCACTTTTTGGCCCACAACAGGTAGCCATGTTGAATCAACTGTCCCAGTTAAACCAGCTTTCTCAGATCTCCCAGTTACAG CGGTTGTTGGCTCAGCAGCAAAAAGCGCAGAATCAAAGAAGCATGCCTTCTGGTGGTCGTcaacagcaggagcagcag GGTCGGTCTCTTAGTATGCAGCAACAGATGATGCAACAGTCCCGTCAGCTTGATCCAAACCTGTTAATGAAGCAGCAAACTCCACCCTCTCAACAGCAGTCACTCCATCAACCCACCATGAAATCTTTCCTCGAGAATGTTATACCCCATGCTACTCCTGAGCTACAAAAAGGGCCATCACCAATAAATGCATTCAGCAGCTTCCCTATAG GAATGAACTCAAACTTGAATGTAAACATGGATATGAGCAGTATTAAAGAGCCACAATCTCGACTGAGGAAATGGACTACAGTAGACAGCATTTCTGTGAACACATCATTAGATCAAAACTCCAGCAAACATG gtgCTATTTCAAGTGGTTTTAGGCTGGAAGAGTCTCCATTTGTTCCATATGACTTTATGAACAGCAGTAATTCACCAGCCAGTCCTCCTGGATCTATTGGGGATGGCTGGCCCCGTGCCAAATCGCCTAATGGCTCTAGCAGTGTTAACTGGCCACCAG AGTTTCGTCCTGGTGAGCCGTGGAAAGGTTATCCAAACATCGACCCTGAAACTGACCCTTACGTCACTCCTGGCAGTGTCATAAACAATCTTTCAATTAATACTGTGCGGGAAGTTGACCACCTCAGGGACAGGAACAGTG gGTCATCCTCATCTTTGAACACCACGCTGCCTTCAACTAGTGCCTGGTCATCCATTCGTGCCTCCAACTACAATGTTTCCCTCAGCAGTACAGCACAAAGCACTTCAG TAGCCAGAAACAGTGATTCCAAATCAACATGGTCTCCTGGATCAGTCACTAACACCTCTCTGGCTCATGAGCTGTGGAAGGTCCCTTTGCCACCTAAAAGCATCACTGCTCCGTCCCGCCCACCTCCGGGGCTAACAGGCCAGAAACCACCGTTGTCCACTTGGGATAATTCCCTTCGTTTGGGTGGAGGATGGGGAAATTCTGATGCCAGATACACCCCTG GTTCAAGCTGGGGTGAGAGCAGCTCAGGGAGAATAACAAATTGGCTTGTTCTAAAAAACCTTACACCTCAG ATTGATGGCTCAACCCTGCGTACGCTGTGCATGCAGCACGGTCCACTAATAACATTCCACCTTAACCTCCCACATGGTAATGCTTTGGTCCGTTACAGTTCAAAAGAAGAGGTAGTGAAGGCACAAAAATCTCTGCACAT GTGTGTATTAGGGAACACTACTATTCTTGCTGAGTTTGCCAGTGAAGAGGAGATTAGTCGCTTCTTTGCACAAGGCCAGTCTCTGACTCCGTCTCCTGGCTGGCAGTCTCTCGGATCCAGCCAGAACCGACTTGGATCCATTGACGGTTCCCATTCGTTCTCAAACCGTAATGATCTAAATCACTGGAATGGTGCTGGGCTGTCGGGAACTAGCAGTGGAGACCTTCATGGCACTTCACTTTGGGGGAGCCCCAACTATTCCACAAGCCTGTGGGGCACCCCGAGCAGCAATGACACCAGGGGAATTAGCAGCCCATCCCCCATCAACGCTTTCCTTTCTGTTGACCACCTAGGTGGAGGTGGAGAGTCCATGTaa
- the TNRC6A gene encoding trinucleotide repeat-containing gene 6A protein isoform X3 has protein sequence MRELEAKATKEVERKLSRDLVQEEEEQLMEERKKRKEDKKKKEAAQKKAIEQKIKVPEQTKTSVSQPQPVTSNGTSTVTSTNNNAKRATANSQQQQTLPRYPPREVPPRFRHQEQKQLLKRGQQLPVIAANLGSTPKVLNGQSGGSTVTNKQPVTNGEVPNSSKKQPGMPPIRDLVSHSPNQSDLNHSGLGSHYENSHWGPVSSNSDSSTNWDKVIVDGSDKEAWPSITGSDPELTSECMDTDSASSSGSERNLVIMASGSTGGENDGIRNGIGHGSQNKFVVGSNSNNVGNGSINGPWGLSHGTIISTCQVSVDAPDSKSESSNNRMNAWGTINSSSNGGLNPSTLNSNGNHGAWSVLENNGHALKGSVGSGNPGTNIQCSTIGQISNSQSINSKVGGSAHGSWGSLQENCDSEVNGTRNVSFSGQPQNLNTEMNGPNNTTNFMTSSLPNSAGSVQINELPNNTGHGAWRVSTMNHSQIQASPVTNGTSISHLSNGEAKNGGSYGTTWGAYGSNYSGDKCSGPNSQANGDTVNATLMQPGISGPGSTNFQINGNKGGGVWEAGTVNSQNMLWGSGNGASAGGSRRGWGNPAQNTGTNISNGEWSKLPSNQHSNESVNGNSRKFTNGWKSTEEDDLNSQSSAASQITEQNSAWAKTGTGDSEGSSESTGCHEDRVTTEGQNRERRKVDQHALLQSIVNRTDLDPRVLSNSGWGQTPIKQNTAWDTETSPRGERKTDNGTEAWGGSVTQTSSSGGCVDRPSPNNNDTSSVSGWGDPKSATRWGDSKGSNSQGGWEEDSAATVMVKSNQSWGSGKEEKSSWNDAQKMKQGWVDGQKASQGWAVSAGDSWGENSRSNHWGETKKSSSGGSNSDRSVSGWNEPGKSNSVTWGGNNTNPNNSSGWDEPAKSNQNQGWGDPPKSNQPQVWGDSSKPINSPEWNKQDVGSWGAPSATNKPPGSGWLGGPMPAPAKEEEPTGWEEPSPESIRRKMEIDDGTSAWGDPSKYNYKNVNMWNKNVPNSSSNSDQQAQVHQQLLSSSAMSSKESSSGSGWGEPSTPATTVDNGTSAWGKPMDTGTSWGEPISDAAGTSGWGNASLGQQASNKPGPKSMQDSWCGDDMPLTGSRQTSWEEEEDVEIGMWNSSSSQEANPSLNWPPYMKKMPTKGIMKGGNKQDETWINPFIKQFTNLSFSRESPEETIQSNKMDMSGGLLQDKRMEMDKHGLNVGDYNRVVGKGPGSRPQISKESSMDRSPYFDKNGNPSMFGVGNIAAQPRSMQQPPAQPLNSSQPNPRAQVPPPLLSPQVPVSLLKYAPNNGGLSPLFGPQQVAMLNQLSQLNQLSQISQLQRLLAQQQKAQNQRSMPSGGRQQQEQQGRSLSMQQQMMQQSRQLDPNLLMKQQTPPSQQQSLHQPTMKSFLENVIPHATPELQKGPSPINAFSSFPIGMNSNLNVNMDMSSIKEPQSRLRKWTTVDSISVNTSLDQNSSKHGAISSGFRLEESPFVPYDFMNSSNSPASPPGSIGDGWPRAKSPNGSSSVNWPPEFRPGEPWKGYPNIDPETDPYVTPGSVINNLSINTVREVDHLRDRNSGSSSSLNTTLPSTSAWSSIRASNYNVSLSSTAQSTSVARNSDSKSTWSPGSVTNTSLAHELWKVPLPPKSITAPSRPPPGLTGQKPPLSTWDNSLRLGGGWGNSDARYTPGSSWGESSSGRITNWLVLKNLTPQIDGSTLRTLCMQHGPLITFHLNLPHGNALVRYSSKEEVVKAQKSLHMCVLGNTTILAEFASEEEISRFFAQGQSLTPSPGWQSLGSSQNRLGSIDGSHSFSNRNDLNHWNGAGLSGTSSGDLHGTSLWGSPNYSTSLWGTPSSNDTRGISSPSPINAFLSVDHLGGGGESM, from the exons gcatgCCTCCCATTCGGGACTTGGTGAGCCACTCCCCTAACCAGTCAG ATCTGAACCACAGTGGTCTAGGATCCCATTATGAAAATTCTCACTGGGGACCAGTCTCTTCAAATAGTGACTCCAGCACAAACTGGGATAAAGTTATTGTAGACGGCTCTGACAAAGAAGCATGGCCATCAATCACTGGCAGTGACCCAGAGTTGACATCAGAATGTATGGACACTGACTCTGCCTCTAGCTCTGGGTCAGAGAGAAACCTCGTTATAATGGCTTCAGGGAGCACAGGTGGTGAAAATGATGGCATTCGAAATGGCATTGGACATGGTTCTCAAAATAAGTTTGTGGTTGGTAGCAACAGCAATAATGTGGGCAATGGAAGTATTAATGGGCCGTGGGGTTTATCCCACGGAACCATAATAAGCACATGTCAAGTTTCTGTGGATGCTCCTGACAGCAAATCTGAAAGTAGCAACAATAGAATGAATGCTTGGGGCACCATAAACTCTTCATCAAATGGAGGGTTAAATCCAAGCACTTTGAATTCAAATGGCAACCATGGTGCCTGGTCTGTGTTGGAGAACAATGGACATGCCCTGAAAGGGTCTGTAGGGAGTGGTAATCCTGGCACAAATATTCAGTGCAGTACCATAGGTCAGATATCTAATAGTCAGAGTATTAACTCTAAAGTGGGTGGTTCAGCCCATGGTTCCTGGGGAAGCCTTCAGGAAAATTGTGATTCTGAAGTAAATGGTACAAGGAATGTTTCATTCAGTGGGCAACCTCAAAACCTTAACACTGAAATGAATGGACCAAATAACACTACTAACTTTATGACCTCTAGTTTACCAAACTCTGCTGGTTCAGTGCAGATTAACGAACTGCCTAATAATACAGGGCATGGGGCCTGGCGTGTGAGCACAATGAATCATTCTCAGATTCAGGCCTCTCCAGTTACAAATGGCACTTCCATTTCTCATCTTAGCAATGGTGAGGCGAAAAATGGTGGATCTTACGGTACTACATGGGGTGCCTATGGTTCTAATTACTCTGGAGACAAATGTTCAGGCCCAAACAGCCAAGCTAATGGTGACACTGTGAATGCAACTCTAATGCAGCCAGGCATCAGCGGGCCTGGCAGCACTAACTTTCAAATCAATGGGAATAAAGGAGGAGGGGTGTGGGAGGCAGGGACAGTCAACTCCCAGAATATGCTGTGGGGAAGTGGAAATGGTGCAAGTGCTGGCGGGAGCAGAAGAGGATGGGGCAACCCTGCACAAAACACTGGCACTAACATTTCAAACGGGGAGTGGAGTAAACTGCCTAGTAATCAGCATTCCAATGAAAGTGTGAATGGAAACAGCAGGAAGTTTACAAACGGATGGAAATCTACTGAGGAGGATGACCTTAACAGCCAgagttctgctgcttctcagatAACCGAGCAGAACAGCGCATGGGCCAAAACAGGTACGGGGGACAGCGAAGGTAGTTCGGAGAGCACTGGATGCCATGAAGACAGAGTAACGACGGAAGGACAGAATCGAGAGAGAAGGAAAGTTGACCAGCATGCATTACTCCAAAGTATAGTGAACAGAACTGACTTAGATCCACGTGTCCTTTCCAACTCTGGTTGGGGACAGACTCCAATCAAACAGAACACTGCCTGGGATACCGAAACATCACCAAGGGgtgaaagaaaaactgacaaTGGGACAGAGGCCTGGGGAGGCTCTGTGACACAgacttccagctcaggggggtGTGTGGATAGACCTAGCCCTAACAATAATGATACCTCATCTGTATCAGGGTGGGGAGATCCAAAGTCTGCTACAAGGTGGGGAGACTCCAAAGGGTCAAACAGCCAAGGGGGGTGGGAAGAAGATTCTGCTGCTACAGTAATGGTCAAGAGCAATCAATCATGGGGAAGTGGCAAAGAGGAAAAGTCATCTTGGAATGATGCACAGAAGATGAAACAGGGATGGGTAGATGGACAAAAGGCCAGCCAGGGTTGGGCAGTTTCTGCTGGTGATAGCTGGGGTGAAAATTCAAGAAGTAACCACTGGGGTGAGACTAAAAAATCCAGTTCAGGAGGTAGCAACAGTGACAGATCAGTATCTGGTTGGAATGAGCCAGGTAAATCTAATTCTGTTACTTGGGGAGGTAATAATACAAACCCAAATAATTCTTCGGGATGGGATGAGCCTGCAAAGTCTAATCAGAACCAGGGCTGGGGAGACCCTCCTAAATCCAATCAGCCTCAAGTTTGGGGGGATTCGTCAAAGCCAATCAACTCTCCAGAATGGAACAAACAAGATGTTGGCTCTTGGGGAGCACCGTCTGccacaaacaaacccccagGGTCAGGCTGGCTGGGTGGGCCGATGCCGGCAccagcaaaggaggaagaacCCACTGGCTGGGAGGAGCCATCCCCTGAATCAATACGCCGTAAAATGGAAATTGATGATGGAACTTCTGCTTGGGGTGATCCAAGCAAATACAACTACAAAAATGTGAATATGTGGAATAAAAATGTCCCAAACAGTAGCAGCAATTCAGACCAGCAAGCACAGGTACATCAGCAGCTACTGTCTTCAAGTGCCATGTCTAGCAAGGAGAGCAGTTCGGGTTCTG gtTGGGGAGAGCCTTCTACTCCAGCCACTACTGTAGATAATGGAACTTCAGCGTGGGGTAAACCCATGGATACTGGTACTAGCTGGGGAGAACCCATCAGCGATGCAGCAGGCACCTCTGGCTGGGGAAACGCTTCTCTTGGTCAACAGGCTTCAAACAAACCTG GGCCTAAATCTATGCAAGATAGTTGGTGTGGAGATGATATGCCATTGACAGGCAGTCGTCAGACcagctgggaggaagaggaggatgtaGAGATTGGAATGTGGAACAGCAGTTCTTCTCAAGAAGCTAACCCATCTTTAAATTGGCCACcgtatatgaaaaaaatgcccACAAAG gGAATAATGAAAGGTGGAAATAAGCAAGATGAAACATGGATCAATCCATTCATAAAGCAATTCACAAATCTCAGTTTTTCA AGAGAATCACCGGAAGAAACCATACAGAGCAATAAGATGGACATGTCTGGAG GGTTATTGCAAGATAAGCGGATGGAGATGGATAAGCATGGCCTCAATGTTGGAGATTACAATCGTGTGGTTGGAAAAGGCCCTGGTTCTCGTCCTCAAATTTCCAAAGAGTCTTCCATGGATCGCAGTCCTTACTTCGATAAG AATGGCAATCCCAGTATGTTTGGTGTTGGTAATAtagcagcacagcccaggagcatgcagcagcctccagcacaaCCTCTTAATTCATCTCAGCCTAATCCACGTGCTCAAGTGCCTCCTCCATTACTATCCCCTCAG GTTCCAGTATCATTACTGAAGTATGCACCAAACAACGGTGGCCTGAGCCCACTTTTTGGCCCACAACAGGTAGCCATGTTGAATCAACTGTCCCAGTTAAACCAGCTTTCTCAGATCTCCCAGTTACAG CGGTTGTTGGCTCAGCAGCAAAAAGCGCAGAATCAAAGAAGCATGCCTTCTGGTGGTCGTcaacagcaggagcagcag GGTCGGTCTCTTAGTATGCAGCAACAGATGATGCAACAGTCCCGTCAGCTTGATCCAAACCTGTTAATGAAGCAGCAAACTCCACCCTCTCAACAGCAGTCACTCCATCAACCCACCATGAAATCTTTCCTCGAGAATGTTATACCCCATGCTACTCCTGAGCTACAAAAAGGGCCATCACCAATAAATGCATTCAGCAGCTTCCCTATAG GAATGAACTCAAACTTGAATGTAAACATGGATATGAGCAGTATTAAAGAGCCACAATCTCGACTGAGGAAATGGACTACAGTAGACAGCATTTCTGTGAACACATCATTAGATCAAAACTCCAGCAAACATG gtgCTATTTCAAGTGGTTTTAGGCTGGAAGAGTCTCCATTTGTTCCATATGACTTTATGAACAGCAGTAATTCACCAGCCAGTCCTCCTGGATCTATTGGGGATGGCTGGCCCCGTGCCAAATCGCCTAATGGCTCTAGCAGTGTTAACTGGCCACCAG AGTTTCGTCCTGGTGAGCCGTGGAAAGGTTATCCAAACATCGACCCTGAAACTGACCCTTACGTCACTCCTGGCAGTGTCATAAACAATCTTTCAATTAATACTGTGCGGGAAGTTGACCACCTCAGGGACAGGAACAGTG gGTCATCCTCATCTTTGAACACCACGCTGCCTTCAACTAGTGCCTGGTCATCCATTCGTGCCTCCAACTACAATGTTTCCCTCAGCAGTACAGCACAAAGCACTTCAG TAGCCAGAAACAGTGATTCCAAATCAACATGGTCTCCTGGATCAGTCACTAACACCTCTCTGGCTCATGAGCTGTGGAAGGTCCCTTTGCCACCTAAAAGCATCACTGCTCCGTCCCGCCCACCTCCGGGGCTAACAGGCCAGAAACCACCGTTGTCCACTTGGGATAATTCCCTTCGTTTGGGTGGAGGATGGGGAAATTCTGATGCCAGATACACCCCTG GTTCAAGCTGGGGTGAGAGCAGCTCAGGGAGAATAACAAATTGGCTTGTTCTAAAAAACCTTACACCTCAG ATTGATGGCTCAACCCTGCGTACGCTGTGCATGCAGCACGGTCCACTAATAACATTCCACCTTAACCTCCCACATGGTAATGCTTTGGTCCGTTACAGTTCAAAAGAAGAGGTAGTGAAGGCACAAAAATCTCTGCACAT GTGTGTATTAGGGAACACTACTATTCTTGCTGAGTTTGCCAGTGAAGAGGAGATTAGTCGCTTCTTTGCACAAGGCCAGTCTCTGACTCCGTCTCCTGGCTGGCAGTCTCTCGGATCCAGCCAGAACCGACTTGGATCCATTGACGGTTCCCATTCGTTCTCAAACCGTAATGATCTAAATCACTGGAATGGTGCTGGGCTGTCGGGAACTAGCAGTGGAGACCTTCATGGCACTTCACTTTGGGGGAGCCCCAACTATTCCACAAGCCTGTGGGGCACCCCGAGCAGCAATGACACCAGGGGAATTAGCAGCCCATCCCCCATCAACGCTTTCCTTTCTGTTGACCACCTAGGTGGAGGTGGAGAGTCCATGTaa